A genomic window from Lotus japonicus ecotype B-129 chromosome 1, LjGifu_v1.2 includes:
- the LOC130733313 gene encoding vesicle transport protein GOT1-like, translating to MVSFEMNDRKKIGLGLTGFGIFFSVLGVIFFFDKGLLAMGNILFISGVSLTIGMKSTMQFFMKRSNFKGTISFGIGFFILIMGWPILGMIVEAYGFIVLFSGFWPTLSVFAQKIPVLGWVFQLPFIRSLFDRYRGKRMPV from the exons ATGGTTTCCTTTGAGATGAATGACCGAAAAA AGATTGGATTAGGATTAACTGGCTTTGGTATATTTTTCTCTGTCCTTGGGGTTATCTTCTTCTTTGACAAGGGATTGCTAGCAATGGGAAAT ATCCTGTTCATTTCGGGAGTGTCCTTAACCATTGGGATGAAATCCACTATGCAGTTTTTCATGAAACGTAGTAACTTCAAG gGAACAATCTCATTTGGTATTGGGTTCTTCATTCTCATAATGGGATGGCCAATTTTGGGCATGATTGTTGAGGCTTATGGGTTCATTGTACTTTTCAG TGGTTTCTGGCCTACACTGTCTGTTTTCGCACAGAAGATTCCTGTTCTTGGTTGGGTGTTTCAACTTCCTTTTATCCGATCG TTATTTGATCGCTATAGAGGCAAACGAATGCCTGTGTAA